From Bradyrhizobium sp. 4:
GTGGTGCCGTTGTGCAACACGGCGTTTACTTCCCTTTTGTCCAACACTGCCTGACCGAAACTGTGCAATTTCCGCTGGATGCTGGCGCAGCAGCGGCCATTTGCTGTCTGATCGCCACGCGAAGCGAAAGCAGGTACATGCCACCCCGCTTGCTCTTGAGACACAGCTTCACGAACGGCTGCCCAGACAAAGTACTGATCTGATCAGATGGGTGGCGCGGCCGCCCGCTCGGCACCTAGCAGCGTTTTCGACGCGCTGCTAGTCTGTTGATGGCTTTGTGGCCGCGAAGGCGTTGTTCGCGCATGGCAACATCGGGTTTTGGAATGCCACAAGATGATGGCTGCTCTTCAACGGCGAAAGTCTGCGACGCAAAGCGCCAGTATAATGAGAGAAGGCGGGCCGCAAAACCATTTCCGGCATGTATCTCAACGCGAGCGCACCTCGCGCGGTTGGCGAAGCGTTACTCGCGATTGAGGACGGAGCCTCGAAGGATCGCTCCGATATCCGTCGGACGTGGAGGCACACTCAAAACGGGCAACACGCCCCCGGCGCCGCGCGGGCGCGCCGGGAAACAACGACGTGCCATAGCTCCTACAGCAATAACTCGCATATCCAGACGTGAGCCGGATCAGTGTTGCGCAGCACAGTCCCTTGCTCGTCCAGAAGCTCACTCACTTTCATTCACGAACAGTATCGCTTTGGTGTGCGAGCGCTGGACATAGATGCTTTGGGTAAGATTGGCAAATCATGTTACCGCACCGAAGTAGCTCTTCGAGGTCAGCGGTGAGTGGCCGCAACTCGGGACCAACGGCGGCGGCATCCCGCGCGCGACGCGCCACGACACTCTCGAATAACACCACTGTCGCGATCCGAAAGGATGACCTGCACCCACCGATCCGATGTGGTGCTTTGGCATTGCTGCTGCGATCACCGGGAGAGTAGACGGCAAGGAGAATGCCCACCGGCAGGTTAAGAGCGGTGTGGGTGCCTGCCAGTGTCCACGTTTGCAGCCTCGATCGCAGGTCTTAGTCTACAACCTGACGCGGTGTACGATTCGAGGGATTTTAGTGCCAAGGCCTGATTTCGTTCATCTGACTGGCCGGATCATTTCGCGAGCTCTGAGCCTCAGCTCATGTAGAACAGTGCGATGCAGCCGTCGTGTCAGGCAAGTCAGGCGGAGCGCCGCCGAACGAGCTGTATGAAGCGCAAGATCGTCACGCCAGCGCGAGATCAAGAGCGCGGCCGACCCGATCAAACTACGCTCAAACGCGCCAATCCGTACACCAGCGAGGACCGGAGCCTCAAGCCTGGCGTAGATCTGGTTAACCGAGATTAGATCGCAAACGGCCGAACAATGCTAGAACGGGCCGTGACATTGGTTGGTCTCGGACGGAGAGACCATCATGGATGCCTCTTGCAAGAACATGTTGCGCATCCAAATGCTTGCAGGATCAGTATTATGAATGGCCGGCCACTGGACGGCCTCGGTGAATGTGAGAAGTCGCAGCGGAGGTTCGATGACCCGCAGGGGCATCGTGTCTGCGAAATGGCTGACCAGTCTTGAGGGCATACTCGCTATACGGTTGGTGCCCAATAACATAGGCGGAATCATACCAAAACCCTGCACTGCGACCTCGGTGCGTATCTTGAAACCATGCTCGAGCAAGAGCCATTCGTGAAAGGAGGGCCTCAGGGAGCCCCCGAACCGGGCTTCCACGTGCCCGATCGACATGTACTTCTCGAACGTAAGTCGCGGCGCCAGCTGCTTGTTCATGGGGCAGCCCACGCAAACGAACGTGTCCTCAAACAGTGCCGCCTTGGGATGCGCACTCGACATGAACATCTCCGGATACATGAGAAAATCGACTTCACCGCGCCGGAGAAGTTCATCGGGTTCCTCTAAGGGCGGCAGCAACTCGAAATTGATCGTCGGAGCTTCCCGCGCGACGCGGTCCACGATTCTTCGAAGAAACACGACAGTCATGAAGTCGGACAGGATGATCCTGAATCGCCGATTCGATTGAGACGGAGTGAAGCCCTCCGGAGAAATGATGGAGAGCTGAATGTGAGCGAGAGCCTCGCGAATTGGGGCTGCGAGCGCTTGAGCCCGCGGCGTTGGGACAAGCTTCCGACCCCTCATCGTGAATAGCTCATCGCGAAAGTAAGTGCGAAGCCGCGCGACGGCAGCACTCATGGCAGGTTGACTGAGGTTGATGCTTCTTGCCGCCGCCGTGAGATTGCCTTGCGTCACCAGGGCGTCGAACGCGACGAGGAGATTCAGATCGAGGCCCTTGAAACGCATAATCTTGAGTGATCCACCGTGTGAATGTGTTCTATCGATACAATCGATTTTACCATTTGTACCGACTGAGGATAGCAAAGGATAGTTTAGCGAGATGCCAGATCTATCAGAATGGTTACAAATCGTAGCGCGTCTCAGCCCAGCGCCAGGGATCGATCAAGACATCTGGACCGTGCGGTCGCAGTTTCGCGCGTGTTGCGCAAGTCCTATCTCGGCGAGCTAGCACGGTGGGGATCCGCAAATGTGCGTGGGCGTATAGGACGAGCAAACCATCGTATGGCTTCGCCAACCCATTCTATACCGGCCGTGTACCGCTGTAGAATTGAGCGAACGCTTAACCTGACCGTAGATTTCCCTCCAGTTGGACCCCTTCGGTTGCGGGTGCCAAATGTGTTTTGGTCGCATCCGATTGCGTCCTTGCTGCGGAGAAATCGTGCCGAACATGCAAGCGAAGCCGTCCTTCGTGAATCTGATGCGAGTTGCGCACACGCTCGACGTCGTATCCATTGTGAATGCAGATCGGTCAGTGCGTGAAGATCTGACAGATATGGTGTTTTCGGCGGGTTACGTACCCGAACCCTTCGAGAGCGCAGACGAGTTCTTGAAATCGGGCCGCCGTTTGATCACGTCGTGCTTGATCGCGGACATGCAGTCGAGCGTGATGAGTGGCTTTGAGCTTTTCCATCATCTGGCTGCATCCGGACGCGCGATTCCCACCGTTCTGCTCACAGACAGCTTCGAAAACGATATGAGGCGAGTCCTGCAAACTGG
This genomic window contains:
- a CDS encoding response regulator, with the translated sequence MQAKPSFVNLMRVAHTLDVVSIVNADRSVREDLTDMVFSAGYVPEPFESADEFLKSGRRLITSCLIADMQSSVMSGFELFHHLAASGRAIPTVLLTDSFENDMRRVLQTGLQFLSKPFERSELLACVRSQIMNRNYSL
- a CDS encoding LysR family transcriptional regulator, with the translated sequence MRFKGLDLNLLVAFDALVTQGNLTAAARSINLSQPAMSAAVARLRTYFRDELFTMRGRKLVPTPRAQALAAPIREALAHIQLSIISPEGFTPSQSNRRFRIILSDFMTVVFLRRIVDRVAREAPTINFELLPPLEEPDELLRRGEVDFLMYPEMFMSSAHPKAALFEDTFVCVGCPMNKQLAPRLTFEKYMSIGHVEARFGGSLRPSFHEWLLLEHGFKIRTEVAVQGFGMIPPMLLGTNRIASMPSRLVSHFADTMPLRVIEPPLRLLTFTEAVQWPAIHNTDPASIWMRNMFLQEASMMVSPSETNQCHGPF